Proteins from a single region of Candidatus Methylomirabilota bacterium:
- the rplQ gene encoding 50S ribosomal protein L17, translating to MRHGRANYKLGRLTAHRWAMFRNLLVALFRHERIMTTEAKAKAVRGLADQMVTLAKREDLHAKRQVLSMVPDETVVKKLFDTIASRFSDRNGGYTRIIHAGTRPGDRAPMVVLELVDRPETPREKPKKDAKAEKAPKAEKADKGEAGAGAGKGRRKKAAAAAG from the coding sequence ATGAGGCACGGGCGGGCGAACTACAAGCTGGGGCGGCTGACCGCGCATCGCTGGGCGATGTTCCGCAATCTCCTTGTCGCGCTGTTCCGTCACGAGCGCATCATGACCACCGAGGCCAAGGCCAAGGCCGTGCGCGGGCTCGCGGATCAGATGGTCACCCTGGCCAAGCGCGAGGATCTGCACGCCAAGCGCCAGGTGCTGAGCATGGTGCCGGACGAGACGGTGGTGAAGAAGCTCTTCGACACCATCGCCTCGCGCTTCTCGGACCGGAACGGCGGCTACACCCGCATCATCCACGCCGGCACCCGGCCCGGCGACCGCGCCCCCATGGTGGTGCTGGAGCTGGTGGATCGCCCCGAGACGCCGCGCGAGAAGCCGAAGAAGGACGCCAAGGCCGAGAAGGCGCCCAAGGCGGAGAAGGCCGACAAGGGCGAAGCGGGCGCCGGCGCGGGCAAGGGCCGCAGGAAGAAAGCGGCGGCCGCGGCCGGCTAG
- a CDS encoding adenylate kinase → MSARVIFLGAPGAGKGTQARALAAEWSVPQVATGDMLREAVAAKTPLGLEAKRHMDSGGLVPDDVVIGLVEERLARPDGAAGFVLDGFPRTTAQAQALDAMLKRRGQSIDRVVFLEVGREELLRRLTGRRVCPKCGAAFHLVSAPPRTAGRCDNCGAELTQRSDDTREAVATRLDVYQKQTAPLLAYYRERGLLATVPGEGAMSRVAADIRKAVGRAVPA, encoded by the coding sequence ATGAGCGCGCGCGTCATCTTCCTCGGCGCGCCTGGGGCGGGCAAGGGCACTCAGGCGCGCGCCCTCGCCGCGGAGTGGAGCGTGCCCCAGGTGGCCACTGGCGACATGCTGCGCGAGGCGGTGGCGGCGAAGACGCCGCTCGGGCTCGAAGCCAAGCGCCACATGGACTCCGGCGGGCTCGTGCCCGACGACGTGGTGATCGGGCTCGTGGAGGAGCGTCTCGCCCGTCCGGACGGCGCCGCCGGCTTCGTGCTGGACGGTTTCCCGCGGACGACCGCGCAGGCGCAGGCGCTCGACGCCATGCTGAAGCGCCGGGGGCAGTCCATCGACCGGGTGGTCTTCCTCGAAGTGGGCCGCGAGGAGCTGCTTCGCCGCCTCACCGGCCGGCGGGTGTGCCCCAAGTGCGGGGCCGCCTTCCATCTCGTCTCGGCGCCACCCCGGACGGCGGGGCGCTGCGACAACTGCGGCGCCGAGCTCACCCAGCGCTCGGACGACACCCGCGAGGCGGTGGCCACGCGGCTCGACGTCTACCAGAAGCAGACCGCGCCGCTGCTCGCCTACTACCGCGAGCGCGGCCTCCTCGCCACCGTACCCGGCGAGGGCGCGATGTCCCGCGTGGCCGCGGACATCCGCAAAGCGGTGGGACGGGCGGTGCCCGCGTGA
- the rpsM gene encoding 30S ribosomal protein S13: protein MARIAGVDLPRDKRGVIAVQYIYGIGIPSARRIMMDARVDGNKRVKSWSDDETARVRDIIEREFKVEGDLRREVAMNVKRLMDIGCYRGIRHRKGLPVRGQRTHTNARTRKGKSKGVMVKKKPVAAAPAAAAPAAPAAPKK from the coding sequence ATGGCACGTATCGCCGGAGTGGACCTGCCCCGCGACAAGCGCGGCGTCATCGCCGTGCAGTACATCTACGGGATCGGCATCCCGTCGGCCCGCCGCATCATGATGGATGCGCGCGTGGACGGGAACAAGCGCGTGAAGAGCTGGAGCGACGACGAGACCGCCAGGGTGCGCGACATCATCGAGCGCGAGTTCAAGGTCGAGGGTGACCTGCGGCGCGAGGTCGCGATGAACGTGAAGCGGCTGATGGACATCGGCTGCTATCGCGGGATCCGGCACCGCAAGGGCCTCCCCGTCCGCGGCCAGCGCACCCACACCAACGCCCGGACGCGGAAGGGCAAGAGCAAGGGCGTCATGGTCAAGAAGAAGCCCGTCGCCGCCGCCCCCGCGGCTGCGGCGCCCGCCGCTCCCGCGGCGCCAAAGAAGTAA
- the rpsK gene encoding 30S ribosomal protein S11 yields MADEQQSAEKPAAPRKGGRKRERKEVRVGVAHVQATFNNTIVTLTDKTGNVVSWASAGSVGFKGSRKSTPFAAQTAAENAARKAMDLGLKSVEVCVKGPGAGREAAIRALQAVGLEVTAIRDVTPIPHNGCRPPKRRRV; encoded by the coding sequence ATGGCCGACGAGCAGCAATCAGCCGAGAAGCCGGCGGCGCCCCGCAAGGGCGGGCGCAAGCGCGAGCGCAAGGAGGTCCGCGTGGGCGTCGCCCACGTGCAGGCCACCTTCAACAATACGATCGTGACTCTGACCGACAAGACCGGCAACGTGGTCTCGTGGGCGAGCGCGGGGAGCGTGGGCTTCAAGGGCTCGCGCAAGAGCACCCCGTTCGCCGCCCAGACCGCCGCCGAGAACGCCGCCCGCAAGGCGATGGACCTCGGGCTCAAGTCTGTCGAGGTTTGCGTCAAGGGCCCGGGCGCCGGCCGCGAGGCTGCCATCCGCGCGCTCCAGGCGGTGGGTCTCGAGGTCACCGCCATCCGCGACGTGACCCCGATCCCCCACAATGGCTGCCGGCCGCCCAAGCGGCGCCGGGTGTAG
- the infA gene encoding translation initiation factor IF-1, giving the protein MAKEDAIEVEGTVVEPLPNAMFRVELENGHKVLAHVSGKMRMNFIRILPGDKVKVELSPYDLTRGRITYRFK; this is encoded by the coding sequence GTGGCCAAGGAAGACGCGATCGAGGTGGAGGGCACGGTGGTCGAGCCGCTGCCCAACGCGATGTTCCGCGTCGAGCTGGAGAACGGGCACAAGGTGCTCGCCCACGTCTCCGGCAAGATGCGCATGAACTTCATCCGCATCCTGCCCGGGGACAAGGTCAAGGTGGAGCTGTCGCCGTACGACCTCACCCGCGGCCGGATCACGTATCGATTCAAATAG
- a CDS encoding SDR family NAD(P)-dependent oxidoreductase: MKLKDRVALVTGGGSGIGRAIALLFAEEGARVVVNDLHLATAEKTVQEMGASARGGFAVAADVSDSRQVAAMFDEIERRCGTLDVLVNNAGIALGPGEDLEARRQRAEARIMEMVGGEGIQTHFDVTQEMSDEAWHRVIGVHLNGTFFCTRAALRLMSRQNRGAIVNLSSVAALMGLAQVPHYSAAKGGILAFTRAVAREVGSRGIRVNAICPGYIDTPMTQSISPLARKALLSQTPLGRMAEPREVAATALFLASDDSGFYTGQWLSPNGGLFIG; the protein is encoded by the coding sequence ATGAAGCTCAAGGACCGGGTGGCGCTGGTGACGGGTGGGGGATCGGGGATCGGCCGGGCGATCGCGCTGCTCTTCGCCGAGGAGGGCGCGCGCGTGGTGGTCAACGACCTCCACCTCGCCACCGCGGAGAAGACCGTCCAGGAGATGGGCGCGAGCGCGCGGGGCGGGTTTGCCGTCGCCGCCGACGTCTCCGACAGCCGGCAGGTCGCCGCGATGTTCGACGAGATCGAGCGCCGCTGCGGCACCCTCGACGTGCTCGTGAACAATGCGGGCATCGCGCTGGGCCCCGGCGAGGACCTCGAAGCACGCCGCCAGCGCGCCGAGGCGCGCATCATGGAGATGGTGGGCGGTGAGGGCATACAGACGCACTTCGACGTGACCCAGGAGATGAGCGACGAGGCCTGGCACCGCGTCATCGGCGTGCATCTGAACGGCACCTTCTTCTGCACCCGCGCCGCGTTGCGCCTGATGAGCCGGCAGAACCGCGGCGCCATTGTCAACCTCTCGAGCGTGGCGGCCCTCATGGGCCTCGCCCAGGTGCCCCACTATTCCGCGGCCAAGGGCGGCATCCTCGCCTTCACGCGGGCGGTGGCGCGCGAGGTCGGCTCGCGGGGGATCCGCGTCAACGCGATCTGCCCCGGCTACATCGACACGCCGATGACCCAGTCGATCTCGCCGCTGGCCCGGAAGGCCCTGCTCTCGCAAACCCCGCTGGGCCGCATGGCCGAGCCTCGCGAAGTCGCCGCCACTGCGCTGTTCCTCGCGTCCGACGACTCGGGCTTCTACACGGGGCAGTGGCTCTCCCCGAACGGGGGACTCTTCATCGGCTAG
- a CDS encoding DNA-directed RNA polymerase subunit alpha gives MARIPFQKPRHIEWEINTDRYGRLVAEPFEKGYALTVGNSIRRTLLSIIPGAAVSWVRITGVTDAETKIPGVAEATVEVLLNLRKLALNVPSGEPLITRLDATGPRNVTGADVSEGTGLEVLNPELPICTLEAGATLSIEVGVGVGRGYVNAAGHPEGSVPAGAMAMDAAFSPIQRVSYNVEASRLGKVIDYERLILEVWTNGAVSPEEALTRAAGYMRDHFALLAPPGGPEEDEEVEEAGEGFLQESLSKALEELPLPARAINALRNAEILTVADLVQKTDAELENVKNLGSKSIDEIKDALAGLGLSLGMRIDPAVLGALGRGGVK, from the coding sequence ATGGCCAGGATTCCGTTTCAGAAGCCGAGACATATCGAGTGGGAGATCAACACCGACCGCTACGGGCGGCTCGTCGCGGAGCCCTTCGAGAAGGGCTATGCCCTCACCGTGGGGAACTCGATCCGCCGGACGCTGCTCAGCATCATCCCGGGCGCGGCGGTGTCGTGGGTGCGCATCACGGGGGTCACCGACGCCGAGACGAAGATTCCCGGAGTCGCCGAGGCCACCGTCGAGGTGCTGCTGAACCTCCGCAAGCTCGCGCTCAACGTCCCCTCGGGTGAGCCGCTCATTACGCGGCTCGACGCCACCGGCCCCCGCAACGTCACGGGCGCCGACGTCTCCGAGGGTACCGGGCTCGAGGTGCTGAACCCCGAGTTGCCGATCTGCACCCTGGAGGCCGGGGCCACCCTGTCCATCGAGGTGGGCGTGGGGGTGGGGCGCGGCTACGTGAACGCGGCCGGGCATCCCGAGGGGTCGGTGCCCGCGGGCGCCATGGCCATGGACGCGGCCTTCTCCCCCATCCAACGGGTGTCGTACAACGTGGAAGCGTCGCGGCTGGGCAAGGTCATCGACTACGAGCGCCTGATCCTCGAGGTGTGGACCAACGGCGCGGTGTCGCCCGAGGAGGCGCTCACGCGCGCCGCCGGTTACATGCGGGACCACTTCGCGCTGCTGGCTCCTCCCGGCGGACCGGAGGAAGACGAAGAAGTCGAGGAGGCGGGCGAGGGCTTCCTCCAGGAGAGCCTGTCCAAGGCCCTCGAGGAGCTGCCTCTGCCCGCGCGCGCCATCAACGCGCTCCGCAACGCGGAGATCCTCACGGTGGCGGACCTCGTGCAGAAGACGGATGCCGAGCTCGAGAACGTGAAGAACCTCGGCTCGAAGTCGATCGACGAGATCAAGGACGCGCTCGCCGGACTCGGGCTCTCGCTGGGGATGCGCATCGACCCCGCGGTGCTCGGGGCGCTCGGGCGGGGAGGCGTGAAATGA
- the rpmJ gene encoding 50S ribosomal protein L36: MKVKPSIKLRCENCKIVRRHGAVRVICKNPRHKQRQG, encoded by the coding sequence ATGAAAGTCAAGCCGTCGATCAAGCTGCGGTGCGAGAACTGCAAGATCGTGCGCCGGCACGGGGCCGTGCGCGTGATCTGCAAGAATCCCCGTCACAAGCAGCGGCAAGGCTGA
- the map gene encoding type I methionyl aminopeptidase translates to MILLKSPRELAHMRAAGHILAEVKERLRAMVRPGITTKDIDADVEAFIVGKGAKSAFKGYRGFPATVCTSLNEEIVHGIPSAKRRLTEGDIIGLDLGCIVEGYYADCAITLPVSPVPPRVQELLDVTRESLDKAIVQCRAGNRLGDVSHAVQSHCESHGFGVVRAFVGHGIGRALHEDPQVPNFGEPGRGPALKPGMVLAIEPMITMGSWEVRILEDRWTAVTEDGSLAAHFEDTIAITEEGPEVLTRIEPRS, encoded by the coding sequence GTGATCCTGCTCAAGTCGCCTCGCGAGCTCGCCCATATGCGTGCGGCGGGTCACATCCTCGCCGAGGTGAAGGAACGCCTGCGCGCGATGGTGCGCCCGGGCATCACCACCAAGGACATCGACGCCGACGTGGAGGCGTTCATCGTCGGCAAAGGCGCCAAGTCCGCGTTCAAGGGCTACCGCGGCTTTCCCGCGACGGTCTGCACCTCCCTCAACGAGGAGATCGTCCACGGGATCCCGTCCGCGAAGCGCCGGCTCACCGAGGGCGACATTATCGGGCTTGACCTCGGGTGCATCGTGGAGGGGTACTACGCCGACTGTGCGATCACGCTGCCGGTGAGCCCGGTGCCGCCCCGGGTGCAGGAGCTGCTGGACGTCACGCGCGAGAGCCTCGACAAGGCCATCGTGCAGTGCCGCGCGGGCAACCGCCTGGGTGACGTCTCGCATGCTGTCCAGAGCCACTGCGAGAGCCACGGCTTCGGGGTGGTGCGGGCCTTCGTGGGCCACGGCATCGGCCGCGCGCTACACGAGGATCCTCAGGTGCCGAACTTCGGCGAGCCGGGGCGCGGCCCCGCGCTGAAGCCGGGCATGGTGCTCGCCATCGAGCCCATGATCACGATGGGGTCGTGGGAGGTCCGGATTCTCGAGGACCGGTGGACCGCCGTCACCGAGGACGGCAGCCTCGCCGCGCACTTCGAGGACACCATCGCCATCACCGAGGAGGGCCCCGAGGTCCTCACCCGCATCGAGCCCAGGTCCTAG
- the rpsD gene encoding 30S ribosomal protein S4 — translation MARYREAVCRQCRREGIKLFLKGARCFTEKCAIERRNYPPGQHGLSRTKLTNYGIQLREKQKAKNIYGVLETQFRRYFERAEREKGITGENLLKLLERRLDNVVFRLGMAASRREARQMVAHGHIQVNGRKVSVPSYIVKVGEEVALRATSKMQERVVDNLGAGRSAVPPWLDVDINQKKGTVRGLPVREDIQIPVQEQLIVELFSK, via the coding sequence GTGGCGAGATATCGCGAAGCGGTGTGCCGGCAGTGCCGGCGCGAGGGGATCAAACTGTTCCTGAAGGGCGCGCGCTGCTTCACCGAGAAGTGCGCGATCGAGCGGCGCAACTATCCTCCGGGCCAGCACGGCCTCTCCCGCACCAAGCTGACCAACTACGGCATCCAGCTGCGGGAGAAGCAGAAGGCCAAGAACATCTACGGGGTGCTGGAGACCCAGTTCCGCCGCTACTTCGAGCGCGCCGAGCGCGAGAAGGGCATCACCGGCGAGAACCTCCTCAAGCTCCTCGAGCGCCGGCTCGACAACGTGGTCTTCCGTCTCGGGATGGCGGCCTCGCGCCGCGAGGCCCGGCAGATGGTGGCCCACGGGCACATCCAGGTGAACGGCCGCAAGGTGTCAGTGCCGTCCTACATCGTCAAGGTCGGTGAAGAGGTGGCGCTCCGGGCCACGTCGAAGATGCAGGAGCGCGTGGTCGACAATCTCGGGGCGGGCCGCTCCGCGGTGCCGCCGTGGCTGGACGTGGACATCAACCAGAAGAAGGGGACGGTGCGTGGGCTCCCGGTCCGGGAGGACATCCAGATCCCCGTGCAGGAGCAGCTGATCGTCGAGCTGTTCTCGAAGTAG